One window from the genome of Spiractinospora alimapuensis encodes:
- a CDS encoding response regulator → MTIRVLLADDQQMVRTGFRLILNAEPDIEVVAEAADGLEALRLAQEHRPDVSLLDIRMPGLDGLEVTRRLAGPGVAEPARVVVVTTFDLDEYVDAALRGGALGFLLKDAGPALLLEAVRAAVRGDALVSPQITTRLLRHFAGRRRPSARDDHELSPRELDIVRAVATGLTNAELARKLFISLGTVKSHLASVQTKVQARNRVEIAAWAFRQGLMDEPH, encoded by the coding sequence ATGACCATCCGCGTCCTGCTGGCCGACGACCAGCAAATGGTTCGCACCGGATTCCGGCTGATCCTCAACGCCGAGCCCGACATCGAGGTCGTCGCCGAGGCGGCCGACGGGCTCGAGGCACTGCGGTTGGCGCAGGAACACCGTCCCGACGTGTCGCTGCTCGACATCCGCATGCCCGGCCTGGACGGGCTGGAGGTCACCCGGCGGTTGGCGGGGCCGGGAGTGGCCGAGCCGGCGCGGGTGGTCGTCGTGACCACGTTCGACCTGGACGAGTACGTCGACGCCGCGCTACGTGGCGGAGCGCTGGGGTTCCTGTTGAAGGACGCCGGTCCCGCCCTGCTCCTGGAGGCGGTGCGAGCCGCCGTACGGGGCGACGCCCTGGTGTCGCCGCAGATCACCACCCGGCTATTGCGCCACTTCGCCGGGCGCCGCCGGCCGAGTGCCCGGGACGACCACGAGCTCTCGCCCCGTGAGCTCGACATCGTGCGTGCCGTCGCCACCGGCCTGACCAACGCCGAACTCGCGCGGAAGCTCTTCATCTCCCTGGGCACCGTCAAGTCCCACCTCGCGAGCGTGCAGACCAAGGTTCAGGCGCGCAACCGGGTCGAGATCGCGGCCTGGGCCTTCCGACAGGGTCTGATGGACGAACCGCACTGA
- a CDS encoding metallophosphoesterase family protein, translating into MTTPAGLYAVSDLHVSHPENRDVLEALRPRNPADWLIVAGDVAETVADVDWALRLLAGRFARVLWVPGNHELWTPPTDPVTLRGAERYDHLVALCRELGVLTPEDPYPVWSAGDRPVVVAPLFQLYDYSFLPPGVPDTDSALRQAYDVGVVCSDEFLLHPDPYPSRAAWCADRVARTEARLDALDPHLPTVLVSHWPLLREPTDPLFYPEFSLWCGTTRTAHWPQTYRAVACVYGHLHIPRSHEVGGLRMEEVSVGYPREWKRWRHRRDPKEPRRVL; encoded by the coding sequence GTGACGACCCCGGCAGGGCTGTACGCCGTCAGCGACCTGCACGTCTCACATCCGGAGAACCGGGACGTCCTGGAGGCGTTGCGGCCCCGGAACCCGGCGGACTGGCTGATCGTCGCCGGCGACGTCGCCGAGACCGTGGCCGACGTCGACTGGGCGCTGCGCCTGCTCGCCGGTCGCTTCGCGCGGGTGCTCTGGGTCCCGGGTAACCACGAGCTGTGGACACCGCCCACGGATCCGGTGACCCTGCGCGGGGCCGAGCGCTACGACCACCTGGTCGCGTTGTGCCGGGAGCTCGGTGTCCTGACCCCGGAGGACCCCTACCCCGTCTGGTCCGCCGGGGACCGGCCGGTCGTCGTCGCGCCGCTGTTCCAGCTCTACGACTACTCCTTCCTTCCCCCAGGCGTGCCCGACACCGACAGTGCGCTGCGTCAGGCCTACGACGTCGGGGTGGTGTGCAGTGACGAGTTCCTGCTGCACCCGGACCCGTACCCGAGCCGGGCCGCCTGGTGCGCGGACCGCGTCGCCCGCACGGAGGCCCGGCTGGACGCCCTGGACCCCCACCTGCCCACCGTGTTGGTCAGTCACTGGCCACTCCTTCGCGAACCCACGGACCCCCTCTTCTACCCGGAGTTCTCGCTGTGGTGCGGGACGACCCGAACCGCGCACTGGCCCCAGACCTACCGGGCGGTGGCCTGTGTGTACGGGCACCTGCACATTCCGCGCAGCCACGAGGTGGGCGGTCTCCGGATGGAGGAGGTGTCGGTGGGCTACCCGCGGGAGTGGAAGCGGTGGCGACACCGCCGCGACCCCAAGGAGCCCCGCCGCGTCCTGTGA
- a CDS encoding SAM-dependent methyltransferase, whose product MTAPGESSLDVGPEYGGFPPPIPTGRPTPARCYDYGLGGKDNFAVDRQLVIDAAQQWPGNLDLARHNRRFLYRAVRFLARDAGIGQFLDLGSGLPTQNNVHEVAQAFQPDARVVYVDNDPIVLAHGRALLADDQSTTVIDADMTRPDEVLDHEETQRLIDFDQPLGILLFGVPHCIADESAVRRMIDGPMARAVAGSYVAFSHVASDSREDADALTAFYTERGMEWRTRVPAEIEPWFSELEVVEPGLGPVRQWRPDPDQPPLAEVDEPLRPFVGTSEDNNAIYEFGGVLRKPV is encoded by the coding sequence ATGACAGCCCCTGGTGAGTCCTCGCTGGATGTCGGACCCGAGTACGGGGGCTTCCCTCCGCCCATTCCCACGGGGCGCCCCACCCCGGCGCGGTGCTACGACTACGGACTGGGCGGTAAGGACAACTTCGCGGTCGACCGGCAACTCGTGATCGACGCGGCACAACAGTGGCCGGGCAACCTGGACCTCGCGCGGCACAACCGTCGGTTCCTCTATCGTGCGGTGCGCTTCCTCGCCCGCGACGCCGGGATCGGCCAGTTCCTCGACCTGGGCAGCGGCCTGCCCACCCAGAACAACGTGCACGAGGTCGCCCAGGCGTTCCAACCCGACGCGCGCGTGGTCTACGTGGACAACGACCCGATCGTGTTGGCCCACGGCCGGGCCCTGCTGGCGGACGACCAGTCCACGACCGTGATCGACGCCGACATGACGCGACCGGACGAGGTCCTCGACCACGAGGAGACCCAGCGGTTGATCGACTTCGACCAGCCCCTGGGCATCCTGTTGTTCGGGGTTCCGCACTGCATCGCCGACGAGTCGGCCGTCCGGCGCATGATCGACGGTCCGATGGCACGGGCGGTGGCCGGCAGCTATGTCGCGTTCTCCCACGTCGCGTCCGACAGCCGAGAGGACGCCGACGCGCTCACCGCGTTCTACACCGAGCGTGGGATGGAGTGGCGGACGCGCGTTCCCGCCGAGATCGAGCCCTGGTTCTCCGAGCTCGAGGTCGTTGAGCCGGGCCTCGGCCCGGTGCGGCAGTGGCGTCCCGACCCCGACCAGCCGCCGCTGGCCGAGGTGGACGAACCGCTACGTCCGTTCGTGGGTACGTCCGAGGACAACAACGCCATCTACGAGTTCGGCGGCGTGCTGCGGAAACCCGTGTGA
- a CDS encoding SWIM zinc finger family protein, giving the protein MAASFSRDDLREAASPSSFELGERCVDSVANLRLRNGALHATVHGEEPFRVRLGIGPDGLDGLCTCPDADGGAFCPHLVAVGLAKLVGAGASTDVEGEDAATAELRGHLTQFERRELVELLLDLAVEDEQVEAGLRAATLRRLLLPEKPPTEATIERHVNALIPPAGAPDHLTALDYAERIAELADMTVEAQEAGLNAAAVWVGQYSVTRIEEVGLDVPDTDGELAEAVFDLAQAHAEACAELPDASTGLASWLVDRQLGTVFGDCFVVADYADALGEAGIAAYGGLLHEHATNGWAADVARLSNDLATFRRTDP; this is encoded by the coding sequence GTGGCAGCCTCATTCTCCCGAGATGACCTCCGCGAAGCGGCCAGCCCATCATCCTTCGAGCTGGGCGAACGCTGTGTGGACTCCGTCGCCAACCTGCGGTTGCGCAACGGCGCGCTGCACGCGACGGTGCACGGCGAGGAACCGTTCCGTGTGCGGCTCGGCATCGGACCGGACGGGCTGGACGGCCTGTGCACCTGCCCCGACGCCGACGGTGGTGCGTTCTGCCCGCACCTCGTCGCCGTGGGCCTGGCGAAGTTGGTGGGGGCCGGCGCCAGCACCGACGTCGAGGGTGAGGACGCCGCGACGGCCGAGCTGCGCGGGCACCTCACGCAGTTCGAGCGCCGGGAACTCGTCGAGTTGCTGCTCGACCTCGCCGTGGAGGACGAGCAGGTGGAGGCGGGGCTGCGCGCCGCGACGCTGCGCCGGCTGCTGCTGCCCGAGAAGCCACCGACCGAGGCCACCATCGAACGCCACGTGAACGCGCTGATCCCCCCGGCCGGCGCCCCCGACCACCTGACGGCGCTCGACTACGCCGAGCGGATCGCGGAACTCGCCGACATGACGGTCGAGGCGCAGGAGGCCGGTCTCAACGCCGCGGCGGTGTGGGTGGGGCAGTACTCGGTCACCCGGATCGAGGAGGTGGGCCTGGACGTTCCCGACACCGACGGAGAACTGGCCGAGGCCGTGTTCGATCTCGCCCAGGCACACGCCGAGGCGTGCGCCGAGCTGCCCGACGCGTCGACCGGACTGGCGTCGTGGCTGGTGGACCGACAGCTCGGCACGGTGTTCGGTGACTGTTTCGTCGTCGCGGACTACGCCGACGCCCTCGGGGAGGCCGGCATCGCCGCCTACGGAGGTCTGCTCCACGAGCACGCCACCAACGGGTGGGCCGCCGACGTGGCGCGGCTGTCGAACGACCTCGCCACCTTCCGCCGCACCGACCCCTGA
- a CDS encoding VOC family protein, with amino-acid sequence MTLRIQCLCVDTPNPGRLAGFWEEALGWRRTFERDDEVVLRPPMGSPEEGVAPDLLFLKVPKSHVTKNRLHLDLRPDDQEAEVARLEALGARSADVGQSADATWTVMADPDGNHFCVLRPLTEEERAEDASENVPV; translated from the coding sequence ATGACCCTTCGCATTCAGTGCCTCTGCGTGGACACTCCCAATCCCGGCCGGCTGGCGGGCTTCTGGGAGGAGGCTCTGGGCTGGCGGCGCACCTTCGAGCGGGACGACGAAGTGGTGCTGAGGCCTCCAATGGGGAGCCCGGAGGAAGGAGTGGCACCCGACCTCCTGTTCCTGAAGGTCCCCAAATCCCACGTCACCAAGAACCGCCTACACCTGGATCTGCGGCCCGACGACCAGGAGGCGGAGGTCGCACGGCTGGAGGCGTTGGGCGCGCGGAGCGCCGACGTCGGGCAGAGCGCGGACGCGACATGGACCGTCATGGCCGATCCCGACGGGAACCACTTCTGCGTGCTGCGTCCCCTGACCGAGGAGGAGCGAGCCGAGGACGCGTCCGAGAACGTGCCGGTGTAG
- a CDS encoding MBL fold metallo-hydrolase, producing the protein MRITVLGGSGAWPVAGGACGGYLVRWADYRLLIDPGFGSLGHLLGHTRAEDVDAVLVSHGHPDHCADINPLLRARTLSTSPPDRLTVAAPHGALDAILALDEPGFLDDSHRLAEFTPGDAFRLGPFQIQSVALPHSVDNAGFRISAGGRHLAYTGDRGPDPRMVDLASGADVLLAEATFPEEVPARHRGNLSSARDAAVEATSAGVGHLVLTHLWPGTAHRRAYEAAVPYFRGPISVAQPTMELDLGSADHAS; encoded by the coding sequence ATGAGAATCACGGTGTTGGGTGGAAGCGGTGCCTGGCCGGTGGCTGGTGGGGCCTGTGGGGGCTACCTGGTCCGTTGGGCCGACTACCGGTTGCTGATCGATCCCGGCTTCGGCAGCCTCGGTCACCTGCTGGGACACACGCGGGCCGAGGACGTGGACGCGGTACTGGTCAGCCACGGTCATCCTGACCACTGCGCGGATATCAACCCGTTGCTGCGGGCACGGACCCTGAGCACCAGTCCGCCGGACCGACTGACGGTCGCCGCGCCACACGGCGCACTGGACGCGATTCTGGCCCTTGACGAACCCGGTTTCCTCGACGACTCCCACCGTCTCGCGGAATTCACCCCCGGCGACGCCTTCCGCCTCGGTCCGTTCCAGATCCAGTCCGTCGCTCTCCCCCATTCCGTGGACAACGCCGGATTTCGCATCTCCGCCGGGGGAAGGCACCTCGCCTACACCGGTGACCGCGGCCCCGACCCGCGCATGGTCGACCTCGCCTCCGGCGCGGACGTGCTCCTGGCGGAGGCCACGTTCCCCGAGGAGGTTCCGGCGCGCCACCGGGGGAACCTGTCCAGTGCCCGGGACGCGGCCGTCGAGGCGACGAGCGCCGGCGTGGGCCACCTCGTTCTCACCCACCTGTGGCCCGGCACCGCCCACAGGCGCGCCTACGAGGCGGCGGTCCCGTATTTCCGTGGCCCGATCAGTGTCGCCCAACCGACAATGGAGCTCGACCTCGGTTCGGCGGACCACGCGTCCTGA
- a CDS encoding Uma2 family endonuclease translates to MEPPEQVQYQRLRAIAEDIMARHEVWDVEVGASGVNVRTSPPIRHALATKVLIRQFDKGAETLAGELIAHSGPIVESAPLERSRRPDVIVLPEAALLGEGRYVSPEDVRLVAEVVSDSNPDNDYVEKTADYAAMWIPTYLIVDPRKSTVTVFSDPGPDLVGPQYRARRDAVFGDTVNAGPFTIRTSVFRPYD, encoded by the coding sequence GTGGAGCCACCCGAACAGGTCCAGTACCAGCGGCTTCGGGCCATCGCCGAAGACATCATGGCCAGGCACGAGGTGTGGGACGTAGAGGTCGGTGCTTCGGGCGTCAACGTCCGGACGAGCCCACCCATCCGCCATGCTCTCGCCACCAAGGTGCTGATCCGACAGTTCGACAAGGGAGCGGAGACTCTCGCGGGGGAGCTGATCGCGCATTCCGGCCCCATCGTGGAGTCCGCTCCGCTGGAGCGGTCGCGTCGGCCGGATGTGATCGTGTTACCCGAAGCCGCCCTGTTGGGGGAGGGTCGCTACGTCTCCCCGGAGGACGTCCGGCTCGTTGCCGAGGTCGTCTCCGACTCCAACCCGGACAACGACTACGTTGAGAAGACAGCCGACTACGCGGCGATGTGGATCCCCACCTATCTGATCGTGGATCCACGGAAATCAACGGTCACCGTGTTTTCGGATCCAGGTCCGGACCTGGTCGGTCCGCAGTACCGTGCACGTCGTGACGCGGTTTTCGGCGACACTGTCAACGCGGGCCCGTTCACTATTCGTACATCGGTGTTCCGACCCTACGACTGA
- a CDS encoding septal ring lytic transglycosylase RlpA family protein, whose amino-acid sequence MTRHRRARRFPTRLFVTSVAAGALILATGTAGAAVMFGGDTPEEPQAVETTEAAALPFGEPQGRTDADLEDAEQRRQDAGDDATQTGSGSAQAEAEPESEETEDAPEPEPAATEDSTGTDDSADASDSSDESGDSDGSDSGPSAAATPSGEGGTCEASNYGEGQMTANGERFDPNAMTAAHKTLPFDTMVEVTNPANGRSVTVRINDRGPFVEGRCLDLSRAAFEEIASASQGVATVDWQVVE is encoded by the coding sequence GTGACCAGACATCGACGTGCTCGGCGTTTTCCCACGCGGCTGTTCGTCACCTCCGTCGCCGCCGGGGCTCTGATCCTCGCCACCGGTACGGCCGGAGCGGCGGTGATGTTCGGCGGAGACACCCCTGAGGAACCACAGGCGGTGGAGACGACAGAGGCGGCGGCGCTGCCGTTCGGCGAGCCGCAGGGGCGCACCGACGCCGACCTCGAGGACGCCGAGCAGCGGCGCCAGGACGCGGGCGACGACGCGACCCAGACCGGTAGCGGATCCGCGCAGGCGGAGGCGGAACCGGAGTCGGAGGAGACCGAGGACGCGCCGGAACCCGAACCGGCCGCCACGGAGGACTCGACCGGGACCGACGACAGTGCCGATGCCTCCGACTCCTCCGACGAGTCCGGCGACTCCGACGGTTCCGACTCGGGCCCGTCGGCCGCCGCGACGCCCTCCGGTGAAGGGGGCACGTGCGAGGCCTCCAACTACGGCGAGGGCCAGATGACCGCCAACGGTGAGCGGTTCGATCCCAACGCGATGACGGCCGCGCACAAGACCCTGCCCTTCGACACGATGGTCGAGGTCACCAACCCCGCCAACGGCAGGAGCGTCACCGTACGCATCAACGACCGCGGCCCCTTCGTCGAAGGCCGCTGCCTCGACCTCTCCCGCGCCGCCTTCGAGGAGATCGCCTCCGCCAGTCAGGGCGTCGCCACGGTCGACTGGCAGGTCGTGGAGTAG
- a CDS encoding bifunctional cytidylyltransferase/SDR family oxidoreductase translates to MVLAGGSGQRMGLATPKQLLKIAGKSILEHTLTEFQQAPEVDEIIVLMNPGFIADAEKIVRGAGLTKVSRVLPGGTSRNATTQLALDAVAHYSPDTKLLLHDAVRPLLGQRVISDSVTALDSYDAVDVAIPSADTIIRVEDDVLVDVPPRSELRRGQTPQSFRLGTLSAAYAKAWEDPNFEATDDCSVVLRYSPDTPVYVVPGSEQNMKVTEPLDIFLADKLFQLSSSTAPAFTPEEYTKQLSGTTTVVFGGSYGIGAEVAKLIEDHGGRVFRYSRSATRTDVGNLDDCTAALAQAHAATGNIHYVVNTAGILRVGRLDQTSAAEIEESLRVNYLAPVHIAQAAYPYLSQTQGHLLLYTSSSYTRGRASYSLYSSAKAGTVNLTQALADEWSEDGVRINCINPERTRTPMRRQAFGDEPADSLLSAEQVARTSLDVMLSDLTGQVIDVRRAEPSSGGEGSGQEEASAG, encoded by the coding sequence GTGGTCCTCGCTGGAGGAAGCGGACAGCGCATGGGCCTCGCGACACCGAAGCAACTGTTGAAGATCGCGGGCAAGTCGATCCTCGAACACACGCTGACGGAGTTCCAACAGGCTCCGGAGGTGGACGAGATCATCGTGCTGATGAACCCCGGGTTCATCGCCGACGCAGAGAAGATCGTCCGGGGCGCCGGACTCACCAAGGTGAGCCGAGTTCTGCCCGGTGGTACGTCACGTAACGCCACGACGCAGTTGGCGCTGGACGCGGTGGCGCACTACTCGCCCGACACCAAGCTCCTGCTGCACGACGCCGTGCGGCCCCTCCTCGGCCAGCGGGTCATCTCCGACAGCGTCACGGCCCTGGACTCCTACGACGCCGTCGACGTCGCCATTCCCTCAGCGGACACCATCATCCGGGTGGAGGACGACGTCCTCGTCGACGTGCCGCCGCGCTCGGAGCTGCGTCGTGGCCAGACCCCGCAGTCGTTCCGGTTGGGAACGCTGTCGGCGGCCTACGCGAAGGCCTGGGAGGACCCCAACTTCGAGGCGACCGACGACTGCTCGGTGGTGCTGCGATACAGCCCGGACACCCCCGTGTACGTGGTGCCGGGCAGCGAGCAGAACATGAAGGTCACCGAGCCCCTCGACATCTTCCTCGCGGACAAGCTGTTCCAGCTCTCCTCGTCCACCGCGCCGGCCTTCACCCCGGAGGAGTACACCAAGCAGCTCTCCGGCACCACCACCGTGGTGTTCGGCGGCAGCTACGGCATCGGTGCCGAGGTCGCGAAGCTGATCGAGGACCACGGAGGGCGGGTCTTCCGCTACTCGCGCAGCGCCACGCGCACCGACGTCGGCAACCTCGACGACTGCACCGCCGCACTGGCCCAGGCGCACGCCGCCACCGGCAACATCCACTACGTGGTGAACACCGCCGGCATCCTCCGCGTGGGCCGCCTCGACCAGACCAGCGCCGCGGAGATCGAGGAGTCGCTGCGCGTCAACTACCTCGCCCCGGTGCACATCGCGCAGGCCGCCTACCCCTACCTAAGCCAGACCCAGGGGCACCTGCTGCTGTACACCTCCAGCTCCTACACCCGAGGCCGCGCCTCCTACAGCCTGTACTCCTCGGCGAAGGCCGGCACTGTGAACCTGACCCAGGCGCTCGCCGACGAGTGGTCCGAGGACGGTGTCCGGATCAACTGCATCAACCCCGAGCGCACTCGGACGCCGATGCGCCGCCAGGCCTTCGGTGACGAGCCGGCCGACTCGCTGTTGAGCGCGGAGCAGGTGGCGCGCACGTCCCTGGACGTCATGTTGTCCGACCTCACGGGACAGGTGATCGACGTACGTCGCGCCGAGCCCTCCAGCGGTGGAGAGGGCTCGGGGCAGGAGGAGGCAAGCGCGGGATGA
- a CDS encoding CDP-glycerol glycerophosphotransferase family protein, producing MNLRQYFAAKEVVGYAGTALAFFLMLIGAVTANPWLFAVGAVGTYAMDVALMGFLPQEVSTRLQQLRMGVTTRGLLRQVLLLALLAAEGVSVRVLSVVILSLLVLFALQFTAGVTVRMLGWRRKLPVVTRNIDLGALRIPDSPPMALIRSPMSRLLPLDVFLVAGVTAFVISGLSVLVAVGAAIAIGLTAVYQLVIGWHLWRSRTIPRSEAVMRHVQGWLDDYQPQVVVYFSGSPEGAYQVNMWLDCLAKLSLRPVIVLRERAIAAQLAPTTVPVLCVPVSTDLMALDFGPARVALYPANTGKNIHMLRNPLLRHVFIGHGDSDKIASINPFTKVHDEVWTAGKAGRDRYAIAQVGVRDDTIVEVGRPQLDTLTGSVSDTSRPTVLYAPTWEGWTDEPGNTSLIDAGPRLIELLLRAEPGVRVLYKPHPFTGIRSARARRAHKRIVELITTANGTTGPAPRSAALRELDRKLASFDDEISAHDEAHHSREEGDADSGVVERLRVLSDQWHDTYWSDNSDGRHLVIEGPRPSLYSCFHHADLLISDISSVVSDFIATEKPYAITNCAGVSDEDFRTANPTSQAAYLLAPDGSGLDEALLAIRQPETDHRADERRGLREYLLGPREPSSQSRFDAALRDLYRRAAEQHPVTELSSGGDAVAATHSAQHASD from the coding sequence ATGAACCTCCGCCAGTACTTCGCCGCGAAGGAAGTCGTCGGGTACGCCGGCACCGCGCTCGCGTTCTTCCTGATGCTCATCGGCGCGGTCACCGCCAATCCGTGGTTGTTCGCCGTGGGCGCCGTCGGCACCTACGCGATGGACGTCGCGCTGATGGGGTTCCTGCCCCAGGAGGTCAGCACGCGGCTGCAGCAACTCCGGATGGGGGTCACGACCCGCGGTCTCCTGCGGCAGGTGCTGCTGCTCGCGCTGCTCGCCGCTGAGGGCGTGTCCGTACGCGTCCTCAGCGTGGTCATCCTCAGCCTGCTGGTGCTGTTCGCGCTGCAGTTCACGGCCGGTGTGACGGTGCGGATGCTCGGTTGGCGGCGCAAGCTCCCGGTCGTCACCCGCAACATCGACCTCGGCGCGCTGCGGATTCCCGACAGCCCGCCGATGGCGCTGATCCGTTCGCCTATGTCTCGGCTGCTTCCCCTGGACGTCTTCCTGGTCGCGGGAGTCACGGCCTTCGTGATCAGCGGCCTGAGCGTCCTGGTCGCGGTCGGGGCGGCCATAGCGATCGGGCTCACCGCCGTCTACCAACTGGTGATCGGTTGGCACCTGTGGCGGTCCCGGACCATCCCGCGCAGCGAGGCCGTCATGCGGCACGTGCAGGGGTGGTTGGACGACTACCAGCCCCAGGTCGTGGTCTACTTCTCCGGCTCTCCGGAGGGCGCCTACCAGGTGAACATGTGGCTGGACTGCCTGGCCAAGCTTTCCCTGCGACCCGTCATCGTGCTGCGGGAGCGGGCCATCGCCGCCCAGTTGGCGCCCACGACGGTGCCCGTCCTGTGCGTTCCGGTGTCCACCGACCTCATGGCGCTGGACTTCGGCCCGGCCCGGGTCGCGCTGTACCCCGCCAACACCGGCAAGAACATCCACATGCTGCGCAATCCCCTGCTGCGCCACGTGTTCATCGGGCACGGCGACAGCGACAAGATCGCCAGCATCAACCCCTTCACCAAGGTGCACGACGAGGTGTGGACCGCGGGGAAGGCCGGCCGGGACCGTTACGCGATCGCCCAGGTGGGGGTGCGAGACGACACGATCGTGGAGGTCGGCCGCCCCCAACTGGACACGCTGACCGGCAGCGTCTCCGACACCTCCCGGCCCACCGTGCTGTACGCGCCGACCTGGGAGGGCTGGACCGACGAACCGGGGAACACGTCCCTGATCGACGCCGGCCCCCGCCTGATCGAGCTGCTGCTGCGGGCCGAGCCGGGCGTACGGGTCCTGTACAAGCCGCACCCCTTCACGGGGATCCGCTCCGCGCGGGCGCGCAGGGCGCACAAGCGGATCGTGGAACTCATCACGACCGCCAACGGGACGACGGGGCCCGCCCCCCGCTCCGCGGCGCTCAGAGAACTCGACCGAAAGCTGGCGTCGTTCGACGACGAGATCAGCGCCCATGACGAGGCGCACCACTCCCGTGAGGAGGGCGACGCCGACTCCGGTGTGGTGGAACGGCTTCGGGTCCTCAGCGACCAGTGGCACGACACCTACTGGAGTGACAACTCCGACGGCCGGCACCTGGTCATCGAGGGGCCGCGGCCCAGCCTGTACTCCTGCTTCCACCACGCGGACCTGCTCATCAGCGACATCTCCAGCGTGGTTTCGGACTTCATCGCCACCGAGAAGCCCTACGCGATCACCAACTGCGCGGGGGTCAGCGACGAGGACTTCCGCACGGCGAACCCGACGTCGCAGGCCGCCTACCTCCTCGCGCCGGACGGGTCCGGCCTGGACGAGGCGCTGTTGGCCATCCGCCAGCCCGAGACCGACCATCGGGCCGACGAACGGCGTGGGCTGCGCGAGTACCTGCTCGGCCCCCGGGAGCCAAGCTCCCAGTCCCGGTTCGACGCCGCACTGCGCGACCTCTATCGGCGGGCCGCCGAACAACACCCGGTGACGGAGTTATCGTCCGGTGGCGACGCGGTCGCGGCCACGCACTCGGCCCAGCACGCGTCCGACTGA